The DNA window CAGGAATCACACACTGTCATTGCCTCAGGAGTCTGTGATTACACAGGTCAGCCCTACTAAGAGAAAGAGGGGACCACATGAATACTAGCAGCTAGGGAATCTTTGGGGATCATCTTAGAGGATGGCTTCCATAGACATGTTACTTTGATTGTACTGATTAGATTACCTAGCAGCAGGTTAGTAACTATTATCTTCTGAAGTCAacatttgctttttacttttaaatcattgaataaataaaactgctaattttttataaatagaGAATATGTCTGAGTCATTTTTCGATCCTCTGTTAGTAGTACTGAGTTTTGCACCCAGAGGCATCTTGACTGATGTTTAATATCCAGAGaggctgttgttttctttttttaaaactattatattGAAGTATTGCTGactagcaatgttgtgatagtttcaggtggacagcaaatggactcaaccatatatatacatgtatccattctcccctaaacatccctcccattcaggctgtaCATAACATcaagcagagtttcctgtgctatacagtaggcccttgctggttatccatttcaaacaaagcagtgtgtgcatgttgatcccaaactccctaactatacCATCCTCCCActcttccccactggtaaccatagtttgttctctaagtctctcagtctttttgttttctaaataagttcatttgtatcatttctttttagtttcctcacataagggatatcatataaTGCTTAAGGGATATTATATGATACTtgagggatatcatatgatacttctctttctttttgacttacttcactccctatgacaatctctagttccatccatgttgctgcacatggcattatttcactctttttaatgactgagtagtattctattgtgtatatgtaccacatcctccTTATCCATTCAACAGACTATCATTTTCAATATCTGTTTGGAACTAGAGCTTACTAGATTGACAAACTAAACTAGAAATAATAGAGCTGATAACTAGAATCCTGCTTAGAACTCAAGGCCAATCTTGGGAAAGCATGAGATCATAAGGAATATGTAAATAAtggttatttccttttttttcataaacataaaatatttttataatctgaCCCCTAGCAACCCTCCCTCTTAGTAATAATATAGTGCAATGGCTCTGAAGGGAGAATTCTATTTCCCTCTCCCACTAGCTCTGTGGCCTTAGAcctattatttaactttttttgtgCTTTAGTTCCCTTGTATACAAAATAAAGTGATTAACAGTACCATTTCTTAGGTTTGTTGTGAGTATTAAATaagggattccctgatagctcagttggtaaagaatctgcttagaccccagttcaattcctgggtcaggaagatctgctggagaagggaaaggctcagTAAATAAGGTAATTCAGGTATAATATTTAGCACAATGCTCAATAATTGTTaactaaatttatataaaactctaATCCAGCCACCTCTAACCACTGTTTTCAGACATTGGTCTTGTAGATTTCCTAATGTCATACCTTTGTTCACATCACTTTTTAAGTTTCAGATTAAAAgacttttcccttctttcattATGCTAGACATAATCTTTCCTTATGCTAGACAAATCTTCCCTTCACAGAATAGGTTAAGCAGTTTCCCTGACCATGAAAATATCTGCTTGTGCTCTGATACTCCAATCTTTCCCAAGCTACCttgaaagtaagtgaaagtagtgaaagttttagttgctcagtcgtgtccgactctttgcaacctaatagaccatagcctgccaggttcctctgttcatgggattctgcaggaaagaatactggagtgggttgccaggggatcttcccaacccaggggatcttcccaacccagggatcaaacctgggtctcctgcattacaggcagattctttaccatctgagtcaccagggaagctcccttagCACAGTCAAATCCTGTGTAtccttattttgttttgtatcttGACCCTTTATCCCCTCTCCTATAGAAGGGAGGTTTCATATTTATAGATCACTATAACCCTAACCTATACAGATTATTGGACAATGAAGGCTTGTTAATGATGAAGATATAAAGTGTCTAATGTAACATTACTTACAGTTTGATTCATAATAAATGCTTCTTTATCACAAGCAATGAACAGATTTATATTGTTACCATGAATAAGTCAGGAGTATGTTCTTCCTTTATAACATGGTTGTGTTTTATTCAAGAATGAAAGCATAATATAGACTGTTAAAATTTCAAGATCCTAAAGAAGTAtgggttttttaaattacttttttcttaattttagagTGAGAAGAAGATAGAAAATGCAAGCCTGCTTGCATTTAAAGAAGGCTCTCTCAATGTTAACAATGTTAACTACAGTTTCAGATTTGGGATCAGTCTACTTCAAAATGAAAGATATGTTCTATTTTAACAGgatgagaaagcaaaaataagattGTAGACTTACAGGTTTGAACCAAGTGATTTACATCTGTTAATTTATCCAATCTTTATAGTAAGCCTGTTATTGTCtgtgttattattgtttttattattgttatatctCTTTACAGACAGGAAAACTAGAGCTCAGAGAAACTAAGCAACTTGCCTAAAAAAGGGATagagctgaaatttgaatttcagtctGCAGTCTCCCATACATGAACAGAAACTCTGAAACTCTTCTCCATCCACCACACAGCGTTGGCTGCATGCTGTGTGATACGCAGGTCACATAGGGTGATGAGAGGACAAAGATGCCAAAGGACTGAGGAGCAGCCATTGGCCCCAGGGCATAGATTTTCCAGAGTATCCTTCTTAGGTGCCCTTCCTCTCAAACACCATGGATGCTTTAAGAGGACACAATTTCTTTAAGAGGAAACACTCAGATGTAAACTATTGCCTTAAAAGATGCTGTGCTGTTGGACTCAATTACAGGAGTACTGGGAGCACCATTTTTATTGGAGGACCCAGCAAACCAGTTCCTACGTCTCAAAAGACACATATATTTGCAGGATTACTGGAACCCAGATCACAGCCCGAATACGTGGGGAAACACACTGGTTGATCAGGTATTTGCATTACAAACAAAaggcccttcactatctccctttttaataaaaatgaaatttttattttatattggcatacagttgattaacaatgttgtgttcgtttcaggtgtacaacaaagtgattcagttatacatatgcacaatctctatttttaaataagcatggtaGCAACTGGCATTACACACCACCAGCCCAATTCCTATTTTCCTCTCTCTAGCTGTCCTGAGCTATACCTGCTCTTTCCTCCCCATGAAGAGGCTTTCATCTAGTAAATCCACCTCCTCCTTCAACACTAAGATCTAATGTTCCCTTCTTTCtgaagccttttctttctttccaggaaggcatctgtccttccttcttctctcatCTTTGCAAGCTGTTCACATGTGAATAGTTCTCAAATGTCACCCTGGAATTATTTGTTGCATGCACCTGATCTCCCTACCTAGACTAAAAATGTAAGGTGCTTGTCTTATCCATCAAGGTCATTATTCTCAAGTTTCAGTGAATTAATTATTATATGGTTGGGCAGATGGATGGAGGTATCATGGTCATATTTTAGTTCCCTCTTAGCAGTTGACTAGCTAGTTTTTCTCTGTGATAATTATCCAAGCCTTTACTGTCATTCCTTCATTTGCTTGCTTTTTGTTCATTATCctatttatttgtattcttaccccaagagaaatgaagaaattttCATTACccagttttatttcattcttacttttttgatgGAAGACAACATTGAAACTCCAGGCCAAATGAAATTGCTGGCTTATTTGAGGATCTCAATTATTCATGACTTTCCACTATAATTTTGCAATTTAGGGAAAAATGTacaattaattgattaattaattaattccttcaattatttattctttcttttcactgtaTCAGGCTCTGATTAGCACCAGTCATAAgggtatataaataatatatttatataacataaagtcagaaagaaatgaaTGTCCTTGTTTTGCTGGGGCCTGGGTCTCATCCGTACTCTGCTTGGCTGGATTTTAACTTGTCAACTAGGACCAGCTTGTTTTTGCTTAGCATTTGTTCCTGAAAAACACCAGCTTGAAtaatgcatttcattttatgCCTGTTTTTATCCAACAGGCATCATTTAGAAGTATTAAAACAAGACATTTGTTTATATGGCAAATGAAATAATTACATAAGCTGGTAGACTGGGTCTTCATTATGGAATATTGAAATTTTCAAGCACATTCTTGCCTATAATTGTATAATGAACTGACAGTTACCATAATGTAACAAGACTCTACTGCATTGGTTCACCCTATGGCCCCATATGTACTGCAAAATATTTGAGCATTTAAGTAAACAGATCACTGAGAGTGTGAATACCAAACCTTACTCTTCCATAGTATTTCTCTCAGTCTTTCAGGAATATCTGCATGATAATCAGAATAATTGACGAGACATGTTCTAAATACTGAGAGATCATGACTTAAGTTTATTTTGTTGCAGGCTCATGAAACATGGACTGCTTTGAAAACGACAGCACAGTATTATCTGAATCTGAATACTTTCACCCTTGACACGTATACTGCCCAGTAAACGTACCTTGCTGGTTAAACCAGGATAACAAGAATAGTGGGACCCAAAAAGTGGCGATGTACCCCAACCACCAGCTTTGGGGACCTGAGGGCAAATCCGCACCACTTACTATATTATTTATGTCTGCCTCATGGAGCCATTGAAAGGAGTAAATATGGAAATCCACACTGATACCTCGAATTAGAAgttctcaataaatggtagctcttAAAATGATAACTGAAATAAAGACTGCAGTAATAACATTTACCAAAAAGGAGCTTTTATgggaacagaaaatataaagcaaaacgTAGTGTCATTAAAACTCTCTGTCCAGggacttcctcagtggtccagtggttaagaatctgccttccaatgcaggggaggagaggtcagtccctggtcggagaactaataTCTCACATGCCGCGGGGAAGTctgggcaccacaactacagagcctgagTGCTatagagcccaagagctgcaactggagaaaagcctgtgcaccttAACGAAAGATGCCACATTCCACagtaaagatcctgcgtgctgcaactaagtctAGATGcagccaaatttttaaaaaataattaaaattaaaaaaaaaaaactgtccaaaaaggaaacaaaacaaaacaaacctcctGTTGGTAACTCCTGCTTTCTACTGCCTTTTCTTTGAAAGAGTTAGTTCACTTTCCATTCAAGGAAGGAAATGGAATCTCTCAAGTGGAGCTGGTCCTCACCTCTTTTCTTCAATATTTGTCACttcctgaacaacaacaaagccagtCTATTCCAAGACCATACTTCTGTTAAATCACAGCTGTACTGCTGTGGGCAATAGAGAACAAAATCTTAACTCATTTTGGGAAATAGATGATGACTAGGAGTCCAGTGGAACCCATAAATCTGTAAGCTTTCCTtagaaattttgtaaaatttgtgCAATTTTTGTATTCtggtttataatatatttatgattgtttCAATATGAAACAACAATTTTAAAGAAGCCTCACATCCATTATCAGtcactccccatccccaccacacCCCAGCCCCTAATAACCACTAATAAATTTTctgaagctatttttttaaaaaaaggaagaaataatattttaaacttacCAGTCATGTGCTTTTATTCATCtttccaataaagctttaaaattgACTCTACAGAAAAGTGGGCTACATTTATCCTATAGTTTTCCATATATCCATGGAATACTTCAGTAGTCTAGTTTAAGAAGTACTGAGAAATGATATAACCAATCATCAAGACACTCCCCCAAATCACAGATAAGTGGATTTGCCTTCGAAAGTCCATTTCTTTGTACACCTGCATCAATTGTTCTCTGCAGGGATTTCTTTTGGTAAATAAAAGCATCCCCTGCAGACCATAGTTGATCTAATGGTCTTAAAACAGTCTTGAACACTTTTTCAGCAGCAAAAATCAGATGCCAAGAGCTGCACTGTAAAGACGCTGCCCAGCACTTTATTCTCCAAAAGGGCACTGGTGGCTACTCAGTATTCCATATTTCTTATCCCATCCCTTACAGATATTTTCAGTGAGAAATTTGAAGCTAATGCATAATTTATTATGTTAACTGTTACCCTTTTCTAATACagataaacagattttttaatcaaagcacaaccaaatgaaagaaaagaaatcatttagTTTTATACTAAGAAATAAATTTGACAACAATAACATACATTTTGATACCACAAAGTTCTACACTTTCattgtttaataaaaaaaagtaggGAATGTCTATGTATTGCTCAGGGATCCTCTGAGTCAGAATCAATAGAATGTGTATATAAACAGAAAGAGATTAAGGAATCCACTCATGTTTACAAATGCTGCAGAGTCTAAAACTACAGGATAGGTTGGCAGACTGGGGACCAGACAAGAATCAATGTTACAATTCAAATCTAAAGAACACTGGGCTAGAAAACCAGGGAAGAGCTAATCTTAAAGTCCTAGTCCTAAGGCCATCTGCTGGCAGAATTCCCTCTTGCTCAGGAGAGGTCGGCCTGTTGTCAGGCCTTTAACTGATTGGATGAGTTAcagagggcaatctgctttactcaaagtcagCTAATTTAagtgttaatctcatccaaaagcACCCTCACTGAAACACGCAGAATAGTTTGAAGACATATCTGAGCAGAGtgacccagtcaagttgacacataaaattaaccattacaacctattttaagtgattaaattgtctacacacacacacatacacactcagttGTGACTGGAGCAATATATggtagggaaaaaagaaaagactttgatTCATTTTATTCAGTATACTATCAGAGAGAATCTTGGTGGATTGTGAGGCACTAATAATGGGAAGTTATAAGTTAGCTACCATGTTGATTTTGAAGTAGGTTAACATtaagaaggccatggcaacccactccagtactcttgcctggcgaatcccattgatggaggagcctggtaggctgcagtccacggggtcactaggagtccgacacgactgagcgacttcactttcactttccactttcatgcattggagaaggaaatggcaacccactccagtgctcttgcctggagaatcccagggacgggggaccctggtgggctgccgtctctagggttgcacagagttggacacgattgaagcgacttagcagcagcagcagcaacattaagaAACAATTCTACAATTAGATTGCTATCTGATCAAACAAGCATGGAAAGAAGGTTTCTTATTTAAAGATAACTTTATGAAAATCATTGCAAATTAATATATCAGAAaatgaacaacaaagaaaacctAGGTCTACCTAAAATAATTCATCTAGAAATCTAGTGGTTAACTTCCACATAACTGAACAGGAAGTGAGTAGTCAGTTGTATAGACAGGTTTTAAGAAAACCCAGATACCACATATTTAGCATCAACATACAAAATTGGCTTGGAATACAACTATGAATTCAGTGTTTAAAGAAATTGCTTATATTGAGATACCAATTATCTGGTTGACTCCATTTAACTGATTATTTTCCCAATGGTATGTGAATTgacatagtgatttttttttttttttggtgggggaaagGGGATATTTTTTAAGTCTGTATCTAATTTATAAACCTTAAGTAAAAGTCTGCCTATTTAAAGACTGAAGattctataaaaatttttaagaatccAGAACAACCTAAAGCAATCTGGACAATATTAGGAAAAATAGAGAGGATCAGAGACTACCCTTCTGCTCCCTTACTTCCTGAGACTCTACACTCTTCCTGAGACCTCTGTGGCTGGGGTGTTCACATGTTCTATTGCAGCATAAAGAACTGACTTCCCTTAATAAAAGATGTtccacaaagttaaaaaaaaagaaagaaaaaaaaagaacatacatgCTGTGGTGACTCTGAATTCTTCTAactagaaaattttcattttagggCTTAAAGGGAACCATGTTGATTTACTCTCTTTGTCTAATTGATTAAAAAGGCCAGTATTTAAGTGGAAGTGATTGGTAATTATATTACCACTAAATTCAGACTCCACTGAGAGTTTGGTGCAAATTTGAGGCTCACCAACTTCACTCTCATTACATAAACATTATCTGCTAGGttttcagcattttttaaatagaacCAGTTAACCAATATgctcaaaatcagattgatcctTTTGGTGGTCTCTTGGATACTCGGCCCTCTAGAATTCCTAAAATACTGTTTCATATGGTTTCCCATTAGATGTTCCAGTGCTAAACTAGTCCATGGAAACAATTCTAAGTCTTCCTCAATGCAATTAAGAAGCATGGCTCTAATATTGTTATATATCAAAAAAACCTGccattgttttaaaacttttggctGATTAAGaggggagaaaataatttttttactgaCATAGTCTTTCTTGTGTACTATACTGGACAGTTTATATACTTTATTGTATTAAATTAAGATAGCATTCTGATAAGGAAGGTCCTGCAGATCTTaccttaaagaaaaaatttaaggcTTAGATATATTCTGCTGATACAGCTAACTTAGAGGTAGCTCTAAAATGGTAGAATGTCTACACTTAAATACTGGCTTCACCATTGCTAGCTATGCCATCTTGTGCAAGTAActtacttctctgggcctcagttttctcttctgtaatgtGGGAATAACTGAACATACTTAATGTGAGGAATACTTAAAATGGTATGCATAAAGCTCTTAGAACTCTGCCTGGCATGTATACAAACACTCAATAAAAACTAGCTATTACCCTTAAGAAAAAAAGTGAGCTATTCTTACCTTGCCAAAGGTTACATAAAAGTTCATGCTCTTTTCACTTACCACAGTTTTGCTCTAGAATTCTGTTGCCCAGAACTCAAAATTCCCCATGGTCTGTCTGGCCTCTCTCCTATTTATTTCTACTCTCCTGAAATACTCTTGCTACTTTGCatcatttattgattcatttatttacttatctaacAAACACTATGACCATCTGTCTCTGGCCTAGTCAAGGCAGAAATACAAAGAGGACTGAGACGTAGTCCCTTCTCCATAGAGCGTTACATTCAGGAAAAGTGATAAATATCCACTGTATTTATTCAAATgaattgtgctgtgctcagtcattcagtcatggcgaccccatggactgcagtctgccaggctgtctgtccatggaattctccaggcaagaatactagagtgggttgccatttcctcctctaggggatcttcctgacccagagatcaaacccgagtctcctgtgtctcctgcattggcaggcagattctttaccacggagccacctgggaagcctcatacaGAAGCCCCAtgaggctaagtcacttcagtcgtgtccgactctgtgcaaccccatagccggcagcccaccaggcttccccatccctgggattctccagacaagaacactggagtgggttgctatttccttcgcatgaaagtgaaaagtgaaagtgaagtcactcagtcatgtctgactcttagtgaccccatggactgcagccttccaggctcctctgtccatgggattttccaggcaagagtactggagtggggtgccattgccttctcctacagaaGCCCCAACGTAAGCTCAAATGAAAAACCATATGTACACAAAGGACAGAGAGCTTACTCAGCCTAGGGGAATCAAGCAAATGTTCACTGAGGAGATAGCATTAGATTCAGGTTTTAAAGCACGTATAAAAATAGTATGTTTATGCCATCTCTATAAGAACAGCTTTTCTATGatactgtattttatacttacagtATATACTTATACTATTATAGTATAAATTTATACTATTACACTATTGTAGTATAAGCTTTTTAAGATCAAGATTTACAAGAGATTTATATTTGTAATTCCACCAATATCCAggatggtgatgtccatgcagtGAGAATTTGATGAGTAAATTGGTACTATCTAGGAAGATGCTTATCAAGGAGGTAAGTGGTATACACAAGATTTTCCTGCTACCCTTTACTATAGACAAAATGTTTGTAACTCCCCCAAAATACATATATTGCACTCTAATCTCCAGTGTAATGGGTTTGGAAGGAGGAACTTTGGGGTGATTAGGTCAGAGAGTGGAActttcatgaatgggattagtgcctttataaaaaaGACCCTAGAGAGCTCCTTTGccctttctgccatgtgaggacatagcaAGAAGATATTCCTAGAGGACACATCTAGGAACCAGGAGGCaggccctcaccagacaccaaagcTACTGGcatcttgattttgaacttcccagcctccagaattacgggaaataaatctctgttctttatgatattctgttatagcagcacAAACGGATTAAGGCACATTCTTATATCAGTGGTCAGACAAACTAATAAGATGCAGTATAATTTATCCACATGCTGTCCAGTGAATCAATAAAAGAACTAAGAactcaataatatttttttttcatttctggccTTTAGTTTCATCTACACAGCAGATCCAATCTCAAAAGACATCCATCCTCCTGTGCCAATTCATTACAATTTAAATAGACTAACTAATGGATGGGAGTACTGTACATAtagaacaaattaaaaatgaagttatttattttcatgtgttGATTTTacttattccatttattttcttcaaatcgATCTAAAACATCTTAAGCAACAGAACcagcagaaaatatatatatatatatatatatatatatcacactaTTATCTTCAATGATAGAGGCAGCCtgaatgaattttatttaaagtaatttaacaTTGACTGGTTAAACATATACACTACCCATCTGAAGCAAAGATACTGCCAGACTCCTTCAAAttagagacaaaaaataaatgtctggAGATTACATCACAAATTGGAACTGTCTTAGATGGCAgttcatatgtaaaaataaaataaattcaaaatattttatatcatccaTCACAGTGACAAAAGCAGCTGCATTTTCTCCTTCTGATCATAATGTTTTTTTAACAGACAATTTCAGGAAAGGTGTGTCTTCTTAGCTCTACCCTCTTTTACTCCAtcaaaagtacatttttaaaagaaattccttGATGATCTTTAATCCAGGCAAtaactacagagaaaaaaaatgacttgtgttatcactgaaattttaaaaatctttaagttTACCATACACAGACTCTCTGACATTTTTCTTGAGAGGCCTAAAGtttaaatcctggttctgccCCTTTGTTGGAGGATGAGGAGGATGCAGTCTGGTATTGaagaatgtgggcttccctggtggctcagatagtaaagaaatttcctgcaatgcaggagacctgggttcaatccctgggtcgggaagatcccttggagaagtgaatgacttcccactccaatattcttgcgtagagaattccatggacagaggagcctggtgggctacagtccatgaggttgcaaagggtcagacacaagtgagcgactaacacacacacacacacacacacacacacacacacacacacactgaagaaTGCAGTTTCTGGAGCCAGAGGCCTAGGCCGTAGTTCCCTTCCTAGCATTTTCTCCTTGGTTGCATTACTTGGCCCCACTGTGGCTAAGTTTGCCATTGTGAAACAGCAATGATAAGTGCCCGGACTTCagtggggtggagtggggctTGCAGGAGATAAGCTTCTGGCACATAATAGGCTCTACAAATACATGCTTGCAATATTCGAATGCACATATCTCCACTTTGGTTTCCAAAACAGGTTTAACTATAAGGAAAATTCTTCATCTTATAAGCACACAAGGGTACCTTTTTTAAGATAGAAATATACCTGATTATGATAACAGTGTTGAAGAAACGTCCCCTAGGGGCCCCAGTCaacaattttgttttattacCTGAATTTCTGCTTTTTAGTTCACATACCAGCACAAATCATTTTCCCTTAATGTACCATAAAATGGTTACCCAAATGATGACTAGCAGGAAGAAATTAAACTTAGGGAGCTCCCAAGTGTGGATATTTCCAAAACAACAGAGATGAATCTTACTAATGCTCTGTTTTTCTGAAGAATCTCAAACACTGACCCCACAGTCATAAATTTGTGACTTGTTATGTTTGAGCCCACTCCaggactcctgcctggaaaattccaaggacagataagcctggtgggctacagtccatggggttgcaaagagttggacatgactgagcaacttcacttcatgtTTGAGCCACCACGATACTTTGTGCTGAGGGTCAAAGATGAATGGGAGCAGTCCCCGCTCTAAAGGATCTTGAGGGCCTCAAGTGTAGTGAGGGGGTTTCCTTGTGTGTCCATTATGCTAATGAAAGTACCACATTGGAAGTTACAGCGGCAAAAGGCATCTGTTGGCCTGCACCTGCCTTTAGCTCAGACCTCATCCTGGGCTCCCTCCCATGACATGTTCCAGTCACATTGGCTTTCACCATGACTTAAAACATGCCAAGTCTGCCCCATCCTCAGGGACTTACATTTCCCCCTACCTGAACTCTTCTTCCCAGGAGGTTCACAATGTTGATTTCTTCTTCCCACTTAGATCTCAGTTCAAGTGTTCCTCCTCAGTGAAAGCATCCCAGGCCAATGGGTGTTAAGTAGCTTACTGCATTATTTTACTCCTGCCATTGTCACAAATTACCATAAACAGAGAGGATTCAACAATATGAATTTATAACCTTACAGCTCAGCAGGTCAGAAGTCCAACACCCATCTCACAGGAATCAAATGTCAGCAGGGTTGTGTTTC is part of the Bos indicus x Bos taurus breed Angus x Brahman F1 hybrid chromosome 1, Bos_hybrid_MaternalHap_v2.0, whole genome shotgun sequence genome and encodes:
- the C1H3orf85 gene encoding uncharacterized protein C3orf85 homolog — encoded protein: MACKMLQAALCSTLLIGVLGAPFLLEDPANQFLRLKRHIYLQDYWNPDHSPNTWGNTLVDQAHETWTALKTTAQYYLNLNTFTLDTYTAQ